The sequence AACCGAGGTAGAATTCCTTCACATCCTGATTCTCGCGCAGGTCGGCAGCCGGCCCGTCCATGACCACGCGCCCCGATTCGAGGATGTAGCCGTAATGCGCAAACCGGAGCGCCACATTGGTGTTCTGTTCGGCCAGAAGAAAGGTCACCCCCTCCTTCTCGTTGATCGTCTTCACGATCTCGAAGATCTGTTCGACCAGCTGCGGTGCGAGCCCCATCGATGGCTCGTCGAGCAGGATCGTCTCGGGCCGGGACATGAGCGCACGGCCCACGGCGCACATCTGCTGCTCTCCGCCCGAGGTATAGCCGGCCTGGCTCCGGCGGCGCTCCTTCAGGCGCGGAAAGTAATCATAAACCATTTCGAGGTCGGCGTTGATCTGCGCCGTGCCGTCGGTCCGCGTGTAGGCCCCCGTCAGCAGGTTCTCCTCGATCGTCAGGTGTTCAAAGCAATGGCGGCCTTCCATCACCTGCACGACACCCTTCTTCACCGTTTCCGCGGGGTCCGCATGGTGGATCGGTGCGCCGCGGTACTTGATCGACCCTTTCGTCACTTCCCCGCGTTCGGAGGCCAGCAATCCTGAAATCGCCTTGAGCGTGGTGGTCTTGCCTGCCCCGTTGCCGCCGAGCAGAGCGGTGATACCCCCCTTCGGCACGTTCAGGCTCACGCCTTTCAGCACGAGGATCACGTGGTTGTAGATCACCTCGATGTTGTTGACCTCCAGCACGTTGTCCACGGCCACATCGGTGGTATCAGTGTGATCCAGCATGATTTTCGTCTTTCAAACAGGGTCGGGTGGGTGCCCGGCCCGCGCCACTGCGCGGACCGGGCTGTCAGCTCAGTTGCAGCCGGGCTCGATGTTGTTCTCCGCGGCATAGGCGGCCGAATCTTCCTCGATCAGCGGCCCCACCACCTCGGCATCCGTTTCCGAGAAGTCGGAGATCAGCGTCCACTCCTTCGCTTCGGCATCCCACTGGGTCACACCGACGAGGCCGTTGCCGCCATGGTTCTCGCAGCTCACCTTGAAGGTCGGGCCAAAGCCCGGCAGGCCGAGTTCGGTCATCTTTTCCTCGGTGATGTCGAGGGCTTCCATGCCGTCACGCATCATCGCGGGCGTGATGTCCTTGGTGCCGTGGATTTCCATCGCGTTCTTGGCAGCCTCGGCGGCCAGCATCGCGGCGTAAAGCCCACGGTTGTAGAGCACCGTACCGATCTGGTCGCCAGCACCCGCGGCAAGCCCCTTGTCCACGACATGCGTCTTGATGTCGTCGAACACCGG is a genomic window of Sulfitobacter alexandrii containing:
- a CDS encoding ABC transporter ATP-binding protein, giving the protein MLDHTDTTDVAVDNVLEVNNIEVIYNHVILVLKGVSLNVPKGGITALLGGNGAGKTTTLKAISGLLASERGEVTKGSIKYRGAPIHHADPAETVKKGVVQVMEGRHCFEHLTIEENLLTGAYTRTDGTAQINADLEMVYDYFPRLKERRRSQAGYTSGGEQQMCAVGRALMSRPETILLDEPSMGLAPQLVEQIFEIVKTINEKEGVTFLLAEQNTNVALRFAHYGYILESGRVVMDGPAADLRENQDVKEFYLGLSDEGRKSYRDVRSYRRRKRWLS